A DNA window from Brassica napus cultivar Da-Ae chromosome A4, Da-Ae, whole genome shotgun sequence contains the following coding sequences:
- the LOC106447373 gene encoding WAT1-related protein At2g37460 isoform X2 translates to MQEVKNRGCMEKARPFISMVLLQVGLAGMDILSKAVLNKGMSNYVLVVYRHAVATVVMAPFALYFDKPVIDQNLYYLGMKYTTATFATAMYNVLPAITFVLAYIFGLERVKLRCIRSAGKVIGTLATVGGAMIMTLVKGPVLDLFWTKGASAQNTDGTDIHSAIKGAVLVTIGCFSYACFMILQAVTLRTYPAELSLTAWICLMGTIEGTAVALVMEKGNPGAWAIGWDTKLLTSTYSGIVCSAIAYYVGGLVMKTRGPVFVTAFSPLCMIIVAIMSTVIFAEQMYLGRVLGAAVICAGLYLVIWGKGKDYEFSSMPQLNDESTQPKLELSRNGEDSVNHEVITINNQGEQRRTHL, encoded by the exons ATGCAGGAAGTAAAGAATAGGGGTTGTATGGAGAAGGCAAGGCCATTCATTTCAATGGTATTGTTGCAAGTAGGACTAGCAGGAATGGACATTCTCTCAAAAGCTGTCTTAAACAAAGGCATGAGCAATTACGTCCTTGTTGTTTACCGTCATGCCGTTGCTACCGTGGTTATGGCCCCGTTTGCCTTATATTTCGACAA GCCAGTGATCGATCAAAACTTATACTACCTGGGGATGAAATATACAACGGCTACATTTGCAACAGCCATGTACAATGTCTTACCTGCAATCACGTTCGTCCTTGCCTATATATTCGGCCTTGAAAGAGTGAAACTAAGGTGCATCAGGAGCGCCGGTAAGGTGATTGGAACATTGGCTACAGTTGGAGGAGCCATGATCATGACTCTTGTAAAAGGTCCAGTTCTAGACCTCTTCTGGACCAAAGGAGCCTCAGCACAAAACACAGATGGGACCGATATTCATAGTGCTATCAAAGGCGCAGTTTTGGTCACAATTGGTTGTTTCAGCTATGCATGTTTCATGATTCTCCAA GCTGTCACGTTGAGGACTTATCCAGCTGAACTCTCACTCACAGCATGGATATGTTTGATGGGAACAATAGAAGGAACTGCCGTGGCATTAGTGATGGAGAAAGGAAACCCTGGCGCGTGGGCCATTGGTTGGGACACTAAACTTCTAACATCTACCTACAGT GGGATAGTGTGCTCGGCGATTGCTTACTATGTTGGAGGACTGGTGATGAAAACCAGAGGCCCTGTGTTTGTAACAGCTTTTAGTCCTCTTTGCATGATCATAGTAGCGATTATGTCAACTGTCATTTTTGCTGAGCAGATGTACCTGGGAAG GGTTCTTGGTGCGGCGGTTATATGTGCAGGACTTTACCTTGTGATATGGGGCAAAGGAAAAGATTATGAATTTTCTTCCATGCCGCAGCTAAATGATGAATCAACACAACCAAAATTGGAACTAAGCAGAAACGGGGAAGATAGTGTAAATCATGAAGTCATTACTATCAACAATCAAGGAGAACAAAGGAGAACACATTTGTAG
- the LOC106447373 gene encoding WAT1-related protein At2g37460 isoform X1, whose product MQEVKNRGCMEKARPFISMVLLQVGLAGMDILSKAVLNKGMSNYVLVVYRHAVATVVMAPFALYFDKKVRPKMTLMIFFKITLLGLLEPVIDQNLYYLGMKYTTATFATAMYNVLPAITFVLAYIFGLERVKLRCIRSAGKVIGTLATVGGAMIMTLVKGPVLDLFWTKGASAQNTDGTDIHSAIKGAVLVTIGCFSYACFMILQAVTLRTYPAELSLTAWICLMGTIEGTAVALVMEKGNPGAWAIGWDTKLLTSTYSGIVCSAIAYYVGGLVMKTRGPVFVTAFSPLCMIIVAIMSTVIFAEQMYLGRVLGAAVICAGLYLVIWGKGKDYEFSSMPQLNDESTQPKLELSRNGEDSVNHEVITINNQGEQRRTHL is encoded by the exons ATGCAGGAAGTAAAGAATAGGGGTTGTATGGAGAAGGCAAGGCCATTCATTTCAATGGTATTGTTGCAAGTAGGACTAGCAGGAATGGACATTCTCTCAAAAGCTGTCTTAAACAAAGGCATGAGCAATTACGTCCTTGTTGTTTACCGTCATGCCGTTGCTACCGTGGTTATGGCCCCGTTTGCCTTATATTTCGACAA gaagGTGAGACCTAAGATGACGTTAATGATATTCTTCAAGATCACACTTCTTGGTTTACTTGA GCCAGTGATCGATCAAAACTTATACTACCTGGGGATGAAATATACAACGGCTACATTTGCAACAGCCATGTACAATGTCTTACCTGCAATCACGTTCGTCCTTGCCTATATATTCGGCCTTGAAAGAGTGAAACTAAGGTGCATCAGGAGCGCCGGTAAGGTGATTGGAACATTGGCTACAGTTGGAGGAGCCATGATCATGACTCTTGTAAAAGGTCCAGTTCTAGACCTCTTCTGGACCAAAGGAGCCTCAGCACAAAACACAGATGGGACCGATATTCATAGTGCTATCAAAGGCGCAGTTTTGGTCACAATTGGTTGTTTCAGCTATGCATGTTTCATGATTCTCCAA GCTGTCACGTTGAGGACTTATCCAGCTGAACTCTCACTCACAGCATGGATATGTTTGATGGGAACAATAGAAGGAACTGCCGTGGCATTAGTGATGGAGAAAGGAAACCCTGGCGCGTGGGCCATTGGTTGGGACACTAAACTTCTAACATCTACCTACAGT GGGATAGTGTGCTCGGCGATTGCTTACTATGTTGGAGGACTGGTGATGAAAACCAGAGGCCCTGTGTTTGTAACAGCTTTTAGTCCTCTTTGCATGATCATAGTAGCGATTATGTCAACTGTCATTTTTGCTGAGCAGATGTACCTGGGAAG GGTTCTTGGTGCGGCGGTTATATGTGCAGGACTTTACCTTGTGATATGGGGCAAAGGAAAAGATTATGAATTTTCTTCCATGCCGCAGCTAAATGATGAATCAACACAACCAAAATTGGAACTAAGCAGAAACGGGGAAGATAGTGTAAATCATGAAGTCATTACTATCAACAATCAAGGAGAACAAAGGAGAACACATTTGTAG
- the LOC106447375 gene encoding type I inositol polyphosphate 5-phosphatase 8 isoform X1: protein MGKILKSKSSWPGTVVRKWLNLRSNAYEFHSDYPVKGKMEPTQPRRKSCSDGDYYKIVPEKFPGWLGQENGDFKQSTDEDHMTRADDLKMFVGTWNVGGKSPHDGLELKDWLKSSTDADIYVLGFQEIVPLNAGNVLGAEDNGPATKWLSLIREALNNNNDLSQNDLELSKNHRTSFELTKSSQPSRRSISNFPDDNPVACNSTLDRGYSLAASKQMVGIFLCVWVRDDLQKRITNLKVSSVGRGIMGYLGNKGSISISMSLHETSLCFVCTHLTSGEREGDEVRRNLDVTEILKRTRFSRSSIDSHQPEMIMDHDKVIWLGDLNYRLRASSDVHDHLKNHDWEALLQKDQLKIEQKAGRVFQGWEEGKIYFAPTYKYHINSDNYVAQTEKSKEKRRTPAWCDRILWKGDGMKQIWYTRGESRFSDHRPVQSLFSVYIDSTQNQSNRKSKPNNQNHRPNPVLPYTCHGKVQAEEILLLTRAQSCIDTQPRLISSAS from the exons ATGGGGAAGATCTTGAAATCTAAG TCTTCTTGGCCGGGAACCGTTGTTAGGAAGTGGCTAAACTTACGTAGCAACGCTTACGAATTTCACTCCGATTACCCAGTCAAAG GGAAGATGGAACCGACTCAGCCGAGGAGGAAAAGTTGCTCCGACGGTGATTACTACAAGATCGTGCCGGAAAAGTTTCCAg GTTGGCTGGGCCAAGAAAATGGGGATTTCAAACAATCAACGGATGAAGATCATATGACACGTGCTGATGACCTCAA AATGTTCGTCGGGACATGGAACGTGGGAGGGAAGTCACCACATGATGGATTAGAGTTGAAAGATTGGCTTAAATCTTCCACCGATGCCGATATTTACGTGCTAGG gtTTCAAGAAATCGTGCCGCTAAATGCTGGTAACGTACTTGGAGCAGAGGACAACGGCCCCGCGACTAAGTGGTTGTCTCTTATCCGAGAAGCCTTGAACAACAACAACGACTTATCACAAAATGATCTCGAACTTTCTAAAAATCACAGAACCTCCTTCGAACTTACAAAATCATCACAACCTTCCCGTCGCAGCATCTCTAATTTCCCCGATGATAACCCAGTTGCATGCAATTCGACCCTTGATCGAGGTTACTCCCTTGCAGCCAGTAAACAGATGGTGGGGatctttttgtgtgtgtgggTAAGAGATGATCTCCAGAAACGTATTACAAACCTCAAGGTGTCAAGCGTTGGTCGTGGCATCATGGGATATCTTGGAAACAAG GGCTCGATATCGATTAGCATGTCGTTGCATGAGACGAGTCTATGCTTTGTTTGTACGCATCTTACGTCCGGAGAAAGAGAAGGCGACGAGGTCAGAAGGAACTTAGATGTAACCGAGATATTAAAGAGGACAAGATTTTCGCGTTCTTCTATAGATTCTCATCAACCCGAAATGATAATGGACCATGA TAAAGTTATATGGCTTGGAGATTTGAATTATCGGTTAAGGGCCAGCAGCGACGTACATGACCACCTTAAGAATCATGATTGGGAGGCACTTCTACAGAAAGACCAG CTAAAGATAGAACAAAAAGCTGGTAGAGTTTTTCAGGGATGGGAAGAAGGGAAGATTTATTTCGCACCAACATATAAATATCACATAAACTCAGATAATTATGTCGCCCAAAccgaaaaatcaaaagaaaagcgTCGAACACCAGCTTG GTGTGACCGAATATTGTGGAAAGGTGACGGGATGAAACAGATTTGGTATACGAGAGGAGAGTCGAGATTCTCGGACCACAGACCGGTTCAATCTCTATTTTCGGTTTACATTGATTCAACTCAGAATCAATCAAACCGGAAAAGTAAACCGAACAACCAAAACCATCGTCCCAACCCGGTGTTGCCTTACACATGCCACGGGAAAGTCCAGGCTGAAGAGATCTTGTTGCTCACACGAGCACAAAGTTGTATAGACACACAACCTAGACTTATATCGTCTGCTTCCTGA
- the LOC125575281 gene encoding WAT1-related protein At2g37460-like — protein sequence MEEVKKISCMKKAMPFILVILLQVGLAGMDILTKAVLNEGMSNYVLVVYRHGVAAIVMAPFAFYFDKAARPKMTPMIFFKIILLGLFEPVIDQNLFCLGMKYTTATFATALYNTLPAVTFILALIVRLEKVKLRSIRSASKVIGTMTSVGGTMIMTLVKGPALDLFWTKGPSAQNTTGTDIHSSIKGAILVTIGCFSYACFFILYAITLKTYPTELSLTAWICLMGTLEGAAVALVMERGNPGAWAIGWDNKLLTVTYSGIVCSALGYYIGGLVMKTRGPVFVTAFSPLCMIVVAFMSSIIFAEQMYLGRALGAAVICAGLYLVIWGKGNDYKDASTNPTQTKLEIIGNEKDNVGHEIINMRKEGEQRIVVETV from the exons ATGGAGGAAGTGAAGAAGATTAGTTGTATGAAGAAGGCAATGCCATTTATTTTAGTGATATTGTTACAAGTAGGGCTAGCAGGAATGGACATTCTCACAAAGGCTGTCCTAAACGAAGGCATGAGCAATTACGTTCTCGTGGTTTACCGTCATGGCGTTGCTGCCATCGTTATGGCCCCGTTCGCTTTCTATTTCGACAA GGCGGCCAGACCTAAGATGACACCGATGATATTTTTCAAGATAATACTCCTTGGCTTATTCga ACCCGTAATAGACCAGAACCTATTTTGTCTTGGGATGAAATACACGACAGCTACATTTGCAACCGCCTTGTACAACACCTTACCCGCAGTTACTTTCATCCTGGCCTTAATAGTAAGGCTTGAAAAAGTGAAGCTTCGGAGTATCAGGAGCGCTAGCAAAGTAATTGGAACCATGACTTCAGTGGGAGGAACCATGATTATGACACTTGTCAAAGGTCCAGCTCTCGACCTCTTTTGGACCAAAGGACCCTCAGCACAGAACACAACCGGGACCGATATTCACAGTTCCATCAAAGGCGCAATTTTGGTCACAATTGGTTGTTTCAGCTATGCATGTTTCTTTATTCTCTAT GCGATCACGTTGAAGACTTATCCGACCGAGCTCTCACTCACAGCATGGATATGCCTAATGGGGACATTAGAGGGAGCAGCTGTGGCACTAGTCATGGAGAGAGGAAATCCAGGTGCATGGGCCATTGGTTGGGATAACAAACTTCTTACCGTCACATATAGT GGGATAGTGTGCTCAGCGCTTGGTTACTACATTGGAGGACTGGTGATGAAAACTAGAGGTCCTGTCTTTGTAACAGCTTTTAGTCCTCTTTGTATGATTGTAGTAGCGTTTATGTCGAGCATCATCTTTGCTGAGCAGATGTATCTTGGAAG GGCTCTTGGTGCGGCAGTTATATGTGCAGGACTATACCTTGTGATATGGGGTAAAGGAAATGATTACAAagatgcttccacaaacccaacacaaacaaaactaGAAATAATCGGTAACGAGAAAGACAATGTTGGTCATGAAATCATCAATATGAGGAAGGAAGGAGAACAAAGAATAGTTGTAGAAACAGTCTAG
- the LOC106447375 gene encoding type I inositol polyphosphate 5-phosphatase 8 isoform X2 — MTRADDLKMFVGTWNVGGKSPHDGLELKDWLKSSTDADIYVLGFQEIVPLNAGNVLGAEDNGPATKWLSLIREALNNNNDLSQNDLELSKNHRTSFELTKSSQPSRRSISNFPDDNPVACNSTLDRGYSLAASKQMVGIFLCVWVRDDLQKRITNLKVSSVGRGIMGYLGNKGSISISMSLHETSLCFVCTHLTSGEREGDEVRRNLDVTEILKRTRFSRSSIDSHQPEMIMDHDKVIWLGDLNYRLRASSDVHDHLKNHDWEALLQKDQLKIEQKAGRVFQGWEEGKIYFAPTYKYHINSDNYVAQTEKSKEKRRTPAWCDRILWKGDGMKQIWYTRGESRFSDHRPVQSLFSVYIDSTQNQSNRKSKPNNQNHRPNPVLPYTCHGKVQAEEILLLTRAQSCIDTQPRLISSAS, encoded by the exons ATGACACGTGCTGATGACCTCAA AATGTTCGTCGGGACATGGAACGTGGGAGGGAAGTCACCACATGATGGATTAGAGTTGAAAGATTGGCTTAAATCTTCCACCGATGCCGATATTTACGTGCTAGG gtTTCAAGAAATCGTGCCGCTAAATGCTGGTAACGTACTTGGAGCAGAGGACAACGGCCCCGCGACTAAGTGGTTGTCTCTTATCCGAGAAGCCTTGAACAACAACAACGACTTATCACAAAATGATCTCGAACTTTCTAAAAATCACAGAACCTCCTTCGAACTTACAAAATCATCACAACCTTCCCGTCGCAGCATCTCTAATTTCCCCGATGATAACCCAGTTGCATGCAATTCGACCCTTGATCGAGGTTACTCCCTTGCAGCCAGTAAACAGATGGTGGGGatctttttgtgtgtgtgggTAAGAGATGATCTCCAGAAACGTATTACAAACCTCAAGGTGTCAAGCGTTGGTCGTGGCATCATGGGATATCTTGGAAACAAG GGCTCGATATCGATTAGCATGTCGTTGCATGAGACGAGTCTATGCTTTGTTTGTACGCATCTTACGTCCGGAGAAAGAGAAGGCGACGAGGTCAGAAGGAACTTAGATGTAACCGAGATATTAAAGAGGACAAGATTTTCGCGTTCTTCTATAGATTCTCATCAACCCGAAATGATAATGGACCATGA TAAAGTTATATGGCTTGGAGATTTGAATTATCGGTTAAGGGCCAGCAGCGACGTACATGACCACCTTAAGAATCATGATTGGGAGGCACTTCTACAGAAAGACCAG CTAAAGATAGAACAAAAAGCTGGTAGAGTTTTTCAGGGATGGGAAGAAGGGAAGATTTATTTCGCACCAACATATAAATATCACATAAACTCAGATAATTATGTCGCCCAAAccgaaaaatcaaaagaaaagcgTCGAACACCAGCTTG GTGTGACCGAATATTGTGGAAAGGTGACGGGATGAAACAGATTTGGTATACGAGAGGAGAGTCGAGATTCTCGGACCACAGACCGGTTCAATCTCTATTTTCGGTTTACATTGATTCAACTCAGAATCAATCAAACCGGAAAAGTAAACCGAACAACCAAAACCATCGTCCCAACCCGGTGTTGCCTTACACATGCCACGGGAAAGTCCAGGCTGAAGAGATCTTGTTGCTCACACGAGCACAAAGTTGTATAGACACACAACCTAGACTTATATCGTCTGCTTCCTGA